The proteins below are encoded in one region of Thermothelomyces thermophilus ATCC 42464 chromosome 1, complete sequence:
- a CDS encoding glycoside hydrolase family 2 protein (CAZy_ID 268016), with protein sequence MWFSNGLTNACGLAFLGALLLSVVDAKPMPKEGGRDRISINTGWRFYRSEYNTDKLAYDLSRNDYANRTDLTVLKPWILPSANDFIADPAARHRRPSGEPTIGIPFVRSSYDDTEWETVDLPHDWAIKGPFYVGDNVPVGGGMGRLPVHGIGWYRRKVEMTKADEGRSIYLDIDGAMSYSIVWLNGHLVGGWPYGYSSYRLDLTPYLKLGDDNLLAIRVDNPGNSSRWYPGGGIYRNAWLTKTSPTHVGQWGTFITSRSVSKSSAVLDLAVQVENAGETSQKLSVVTDVYILDSATGEARTKVASFPRQTITVAAGHKVSVNASTTVKKPALWGPPPSQSPNMHVAVTRLYNRNNDIVDTYLTDFGIRSVVYDADHGLLVNGERIRIQGVNGHHDLGALGAAFNVRAAERQLEVLQELGCNALRVSHNPPAPELLDLADRMGILIYDEAFDGWQLSKNPNDFHLIFDDWSEADLRAMVRRDRNHPSVIIWSIGNEVGEQTTGDSGAAVARRLRQIVRSEDETRPVTASMNAARPNMPFPGELDLISLNYQGEGIRDTGPYAGLPGISTPPLYLPFHDAFPDKLIVSSETAATVSTRGTYFFPITNWTSAPANYTVGSGGNDTLLQVSDYGLYTAPFGSSPDKVFVAQDNASFVSGEFVWSGWDYIGEPTPYYAARSSYFGIIDLAGFKKDRFYQYQARWRPDHPVAHILPHWTWGADRVGEVTPVHVFSNGDQAELWVNGKSQGRLRRESESVYRFRWDNVTYQPGEVRVVTYRNGKQWASDRVVTAGVPVALRLRADRSAIAGDGLDLSFLTATVVDSKGNVVPQADNEITFTVSGRGGGEIVATDNGDPRDFTSFASRTRKAFSGLALGIVRANRKGDITVTASAPGLARAVVKLTAN encoded by the coding sequence ATGTGGTTTTCCAATGGTCTCACCAATGCCTGTGGGCTCGCCTTCCTAGgcgcgctgctgctgtccGTAGTAGACGCGAAGCCAATGCCAAAGGAAGGGGGACGCGACAGAATCAGCATCAACACCGGCTGGCGCTTCTACCGGAGCGAGTACAACACCGACAAGCTGGCCTACGACCTGAGCCGCAACGACTACGCGAACCGCACAGATTTGACCGTCTTGAAACCGTGGATTCTGCCCTCGGCTAATGACTTCATCGCAGACCCGGCCGCACGACACCGGCGCCCTTCCGGCGAGCCAACCATCGGCATCCCCTTTGTGCGGTCGAGCTACGACGACACCGAGTGGGAGACCGTCGACCTGCCACACGACTGGGCCATCAAGGGTCCATTCTACGTCGGGGACAATGTtcccgtcggcggcggcatggGCCGCTTGCCCGTCCACGGCATCGGTTGGTACCGCCGAAAGGTGGAAATGACCAAGGCCGACGAGGGCAGGTCCATctacctcgacatcgacggAGCCATGTCGTACTCGATCGTCTGGCTCAACGGCCACCTCGTCGGGGGATGGCCCTACGGATACTCTTCCTACCGTCTCGACCTGACGCCTTACCTCAAGCTCGGCGACGACAATCTGTTGGCCATCCGCGTCGACAATCCAGGGAACTCATCGCGCTGGTACCCCGGCGGAGGCATTTACCGCAATGCTTGGCTCACCAAGACAAGCCCGACACACGTTGGGCAGTGGGGCACCTTTATCACATCGAGGAGCGTGTCCAAATCGTCCGCGGTCCTCGACCTCGCCGTCCAGGTCGAGAACGCTGGAGAGACCTCTCAGAAGCTGAGCGTGGTGACAGATGTGTATATCCTAGACTCGGCGACCGGGGAGGCCCGTACGAAGGTGGCCTCGTTCCCGCGCCAGACCATCACCGTCGCGGCGGGCCACAAGGTCTCGGTGAATGCTTCGACCACTGTCAAGAAGCCAGCACTGTGGGGTCCACCGCCCTCGCAGTCGCCGAATATGCATGTTGCTGTAACGCGTTTATATAACCGCAACAACGACATCGTTGACACGTACTTGACCGACTTTGGCATCCGCTCGGTCGTCTATGACGCCGATCATGGCTTGCTGGTTAACGGCGAGCGGATCCGGATCCAGGGCGTGAACGGCCACCACGATCTCGGCGCGCTCGGGGCCGCCTTCAACGTGCGCGCGGCCGAACGCCAGCTCGAAGTGCTCCAGGAACTAGGCTGCAACGCTCTCCGTGTTTCCCACAACCCCCCTGCTCCCGAACTGCTGGATCTGGCAGATAGGATGGGCATCCTGATCTATGACGAGGCGTTCGACGGCTGGCAGCTGTCCAAGAACCCGAACGACTTCCACCTTATCTTCGACGATTGGTCCGAGGCCGACCTTCGCGCCATGGTGCGCCGCGACCGTAACCACCCGTCTGTCATCATCTGGAGCATTGGCAACGAGGTCGGGGAGCAGACCACGGGCGACAGCGGCGCTGCCGTGGCCAGGCGGCTACGCCAGATCGTCCGCTCCGAGGACGAGACGCGCCCCGTAACGGCGTCCATGAACGCGGCCCGGCCGAACATGCCCTTCCCGGGGGAGCTCGACCTGATCAGCCTCAACTACCAAGGCGAGGGCATCCGTGATACGGGCCCGTACGCCGGTCTGCCGGGCATCAGTACGCCGCCGCTCTACCTCCCCTTCCACGACGCCTTCCCGGACAAGTTGATCGTCAGCAGCGAGACGGCGGCAACCGTAAGCACCCGCGGGACCTACTTCTTCCCCATCACCAACTGGACGAGCGCCCCCGCGAACTACACGGTCGGGAGCGGCGGCAACGACACGCTGCTCCAGGTGAGCGATTACGGCCTGTATACGGCCCCGTTTGGCTCGTCGCCCGACAAGGTATTCGTGGCGCAGGACAACGCGTCCTTTGTGTCCGGGGAGTTTGTCTGGTCCGGCTGGGACTACATCGGCGAGCCCACGCCGTACTACGCGGCGCGGAGCTCGTACTTTGGCATCATCGACCTGGCCGGGTTCAAGAAGGACCGCTTCTACCAGTACCAGGCCCGCTGGCGGCCAGACCACCCCGTCGCCCACATCCTGCCGCACTGGACCTGGGGGGCCGACCGCGTCGGCGAAGTCACGCCCGTCCACGTCTTCTCCAACGGCGACCAGGCCGAGCTGTGGGTCAACGGCAAGTCGCAGGGCCGTCTGCGGCGCGAGTCCGAGTCCGTCTACCGCTTCCGCTGGGACAACGTCACCTACCAGCCCGGCGAGGTGCGCGTTGTCACGTACAGGAACGGCAAGCAGTGGGCCAGCGATAGGGTGGTGACGGCGGGAGTGCCCGTGGCCCTTCGCCTGAGAGCGGACCGGTCCGCGATCGCGGGCGACGGGCTTGACCTGTCATTCTTGACGGCCACGGTGGTGGACAGCAAGGGCAATGTGGTGCCGCAGGCGGATAACGAGATTACCTTCACCGTGTCGGGTCGCGGCGGTGGCGAGATCGTGGCGACGGATAACGGCGACCCCCGGGATTTCACATCATTTGCGTCCAGGACGCGCAAGGCCTTTAGCGGGCTTGCCTTGGGGATTGTGCGTGCCAACCGGAAGGGAGATATCACGGTCACGGCTAGCGCGCCCGGCCTTGCCCGCGCCGTGGTCAAGTTGACGGCAAATtga